The sequence ccaATATTAAACACTTGAAAGCACATTTACTTGAAATAAATAGATtaagctaaaccctaatcaagaaaatataaacccaaatagaatatatataatatggtttactaTACCCAAACATTtacttagtaaatctaaaccctaaactctaatcactaaaccctaactcaaatataaaccctaaacccaaatataaacacaaaacccaaatagaatggaacaaaataaataacatagtacatattggtgaaactataaaatatctATGATTGCATGAAAGAAGTTAATGTTCATCCCAACCATACCCTctcaccttctaaatactaaaccttacattctaatcactaaaccctaatccaaatataccctaaacctaaataaatagattaagctaaaccctaatcaaggaagtataaacccaaatagaatgtatataatatggtttactaTACCCAAACCTTtacttagtaaatctaaaccctaggcAGGAAcctataaacccaaatacaatatatacattgtTTTCcaatatttaacacttgaaaTCACATTTACTTGGTTAGCATATTGCATATCTTATATTCCATATAGTCTAAGTAGTATACTTAACGAATGTtccaaataatcaaatttgtCCAACACTCGAAAAATGAATTTCATATTACAATCAATCACACAAATTGACAAAGAAGAGAcctatcaaatttaaaaacatgatatattattacatttttaaggAGTAGTATAGAAATATGTCTCAAATAGTATGGTAACCGTACATAAGTAgctatacttaaaaatatatactatactattcATTTCACGAAATATAGTATAGACGGCgaattcatcttcttcaattcttctttttttagacAGGCTGATACACATTCATTTCGTTCACCACCATATAGAGATCATCTTCATCTCCTCTCTTTTTCCCGACACGATGATGCTTTAACTGATTCGCCGTCGTTGTTCTTCACCACTAGATCTGTAAAACAAAAtcagaaacaaaaacagagtatGTAAACAAAATCAAGATTGTGAGAATcaattaatttaagaaaaaaaggagaaaaaaagaaaaagattttgTGTGTGCTTACCGTCTACGCTTTCATTGCAGTCTGTTCTTCACCACTGgatcttaaaaacaaaaacagaaaagaaaacaaaaaaaacagagtatgaAAATAAAAGCATGATTGTGAGAAtcaattgattttaaaaaaagaaaaaaaatgaaagagttgTTGTGTGTGCTCACCGTCTTCCTTAGAACAATTGATTATTCTTTTGGTGAAGTATTGAAAGAGAAGAATTATGTGACAGAAGAAAATGTATGATTGTTTTGAtaatctgaagaagaaagagaaacagTGGAATGAGATGGTGGAGTACAGACATGGAGGTGGTGGTGATGGATTAGAAGATGTGGCTaaaagttttttatatattttttaattatttttgttagtaGGTTTCACCGGTTGGTTGCAAGGGTAATATAGCAATAATCTATAATGTGTATAGTGTATATTGAAAAAACAGGGTTTTTAGTTAGTGgatgaattataatttgtttgattgATGTAGGATGCAATTCCCCAACAAACAACCCATTGCGTCTTGGTCAGAACATTGCCATAATTGACCAATGATAATCGTATCTATCTAGGCATCCATTTTCCGAATgctatgattttatatattcatACGTTTTCTATATTTCTGCTTATTTATGCCAAGATTATACCACACACAAACATTTTGAatacttctttttttaacaCATTAGAATACATCTTcaacattatatataactataagCAATTTTTACATGTCTAACTTTACGGTTTTATCGACCCTACGATCAGTAAGCCATATGAACATTTTACTTGTATTTGTGAAATTTAATccgataaaataatatataaatagctTATTTATTCTGGAAATAtagtttttcttataaattcacCTCAGTAAGAACCGAACCTATACATTAATAGAAactgaaaatatgtttttggtCAGATTAGAGCAGGCGGGGCTCCACTTGTTTGTTCCGACCCAAATGTAGTTTTCATtgtcactttcttcttctttttagtcGTATGACGTAAAAGTGATTATTTACACTTTAAAAGTTGTTTTGTCCTACGCATTGTGACGTGGAGCAGTATTTTTAAAACtcaatattatttaaagataaaAGTTGGACACATTATAAATAGATAGCATTGGCTGGTTTAAAATGGATAACaaaattattcattttaaacaaagaaaaactaATTTGACGACAATTTTAATCGTATTGCTGAAGTTATAGAGATACgcctagaagaaaaaaaactttgacATATCAAGAAGATAATCAAAGTGAAAGACATATAAGCCAATATAAGTATGAACAGAAAAACTGAAAAGCCAATATGAATGAGTTGTTAGTTGCATGTATCTATGTGTGAACAAGTTCATAACCTTTCGAGTCTGTGTGGTTACATTtactttgtgtttttttttcctgtagAACACTTCAGACAAGTTATGTCTTAGTCACTTTATCGGTCTTCGGTTTTGTAAAAAACAAAAGCCGAACTATAGTAACTCAtttatgtgtttcaaaaaaaaagtaactcaTTTATAATcccaattaaaaatttatttattattcagACTGCTACCAACTCTGTTCTATAAATATTCAGCACTTCATGACCATTCAACACTCTACCAACCTTCTAATATCTCAATCACTCTCTTAATCATTCACAAATCACTTTTGAAGTTTTCACACCATCATTCATTTCTTTCGAAAGTCGAAACTCCTATCTTAATTTGAAGTCTTTGGAGGATTTTTGGTTAATTGTTTCTGTCATAAAATAGTCTCTTCCCTTTTTTTGTTCAGACAATGTTCTTGTCACACATAGAATGCAATCGACTTGATTTGCAATTTTTTCTTAACAACAAAACGTGCGTCGAGAAAAGTTTTTATTTCTGGATTTTCCAAATACCAACCGTTGTAACTTCGTTATCGTGTCTTAAAACATAATCTGAATTCTAAATACTCTTCTTGTGGGTCAAGATTTCGCAGTTTCTTGTGTATCAAGTCACTTAATGTCAGAGATATTGCAAATGGGAAGTTCATGTTTACCCCCAGGCTTCCGGTTTCATCCTACAGATGAAGAACTCATCGACTATTACCTAAAAAGAAAAGTCGAAGGTCTTGAGATCGAGCTTGAAGTCATTCCCGTTATTGATCTTTATAAATTTGATCCTTGGGAGTTACCAGGTATTAATTGCCTTCAATTCAACATTATTCTCAACCTTTTTATTACTTTTcgaatttttaaacaaaaaaatgatagtATTTTGTAACATTTAGACAAGTCTTTTCTTCCGAATCGGGACATGGAATGGTTCTTCTTCTGTTCAAGGGACAAAAAATATCCTAATGGTTTTCGTACAAACCGAGGAACAAAGGCCGGTTATTGGAAAGCAACCGGAAAAGACCGGAAAATTACTAGTCGTTCATCTTCTACAGTCGGCTATAGAAAAACCCTAGTTTTCTACAAAGGTCGTGCCCTGTTAGGCGATAGAACCACTTGGCTCATGCATGAATATCGACTATGCGATGATGAGAGTTCATCACAAGGTTCACAAACTTACAAGGTAAGAACTTTACATATTCATCACATTCTATAATGCTTTATTTGTTTCTAAGTGTGATAAATTACAGGGAGCTTATGTGTTATGCCGTGTGTCTAAGAAGAATGAGATCAAGACTAATTCGAAAATCCGAAGAAACCTAAGTGAACAAACACTTGGATCAGGAGAAAGTTCTGGATATTCTAGTCGAGTGACTTCACCTAGTCGGGATGGAACGATGCCGTTTCACTCATTTGTCAATCCGGTTTCTACTGAAATAGACTCTTCCAACATTTGGATTTCACCTGATTTCATTCTTGATTCTTCAAAAGTATGTATTATACAATTCTAGTTTGACCAATAACTAAACCGGAACAAGGTATTGTTTATCTAATACtggtttgattatgttcttGTAGGACTATcctcaaattcaaaattttgcaTCTGAGTACTTTCAAGACTTTGATTTTCCGGTTATCGGTCAAGAAGTAAATTTTCCAGCGAGTATATTGCATACCGATGTAGATCAGAACATGGATGAATCTATGCAAACCGGTTATTGGACAAATTGTGGATACGATCAAACCGGTTTATTCGGTTACTCAGAGCTCTCCTAATCGGAGTCTCGTTTGAAGTCTCTTCTAAGACTAAACGGCTTTTATGGTTCGAGTCATCCCACTTGTAGCATTGGTCTATAGGATTTGTTTTATTAATGTATCCGGCGCTACTAGTGGTATAACTGATAGTTGcaccaaaataaatatagttcaactcaaaacataaataAGGTTGATGATCCAAAAGATATAAATTTAAATGCATGtgtttgttttgtgattttCTTGTTCGAAGGAAGATAGTAAATCCGTTCATCCTCTTAAAATAGCAACAACCCTCGCATGCTTTGAATGTCGATGTGGCAATTTGTTAGGAGCTTCGTTGTAGACGTATTGGTTACATACGCTGTCTTCAAAATGATTCTAATCCAGTAATTGAATTATTAATCATGGTCCAACATTGATTGGACCGGAATTGACTATTTTTTCAGGATAAGTTATCCAACTATTATTTTCCCTCTAAATTGCTTATGCACAATATTAAAATACCATAAGAAAAATGTGTTGTTGTCATAGTTTTCATCTGTAGATTGGCGAAGATGGTTGAGTTCTTTGCGGTGGTTgagtataatttaaaatattaatttttgaattaaattaatttttatttatacatatttaaaagataaaattaaaaactaaattttatgaTAACTTAAAAGAAGAACGAATTGAAATAatgataatgttttttttgctttactcgataaatatatatacacatttttatattatatcttATAAGTTTTAATCTTTTTTGAAAGAAATATAGTGATGATAATTTTGTTACTATAATACATTTGTAGTTACTATACTGATAAACTTAATCACTATTAAgagtaataataattttaaccagtttaacttttaatgtgagatccatgagaagaaaaaaatttcataaatatatttttgtaataactaaaaaaaacattaaaagataaaatttagATAATGATAATATTTACTACGTATATTCgataaatatatacacatatttatcttattatttaacaaatgttacttcatttattagataaatatatacacagacttattttatcatttaatattttttaacctTGTAGGAaagaaaataagtaaaaataattttatcagtATAATATAATTGtggttaattttattatgttaaacctaattattataatagatttatgtatatatattataatcatAAGAATATAATTCATGATCAAAACCCAAAATTTGTTGGTTTTTTAACATCCAAATATATAGATGGAATGTGAGGCAAAGGGAAGATGAATACATACTTAAATAAATTGTGACTATAATCTAAATGGTCTTCTATCTTTCATATTTGGTTTCGTGTAAAACTAATTTGTTTATCACAATTGATTCAAACGTTGTGTTCGCCTTCAAAATCACTGATTTGCCATTTTTAACTGACAATGGATTTCTTATTTACGGTTTTAAAGAATCTAAAGAGggtcttaaaatatatatgagttCATGTTGCTTAGTTTGATGACCGATGCCCTTTTTAGACCAACCCTTAGCATCAACAGTATTTTTGGCAGCTATGTACGACGAACCCATACCTGAAACCAAATAAGAATAATGTACTTTTCTAAATATCTCATTTATTTTCTGAAGCTTTTTTAAGACAAACTTTTCACGAATTTATTATTAGCTCTTAACAATACTCACAACACactgaaaactgtttttttttaattataaaatctactatactaaaatttaaaaagttgcAATCAAGCACGGACCATGGCCAAACAGCCCTAAGAACACCATTCTCAACAACAAATCCCCATGCAGAAACAGTAGCTTCTCCAGCTAAAAACCTTGAATGTTGAAAGTACCCTTCTTCCCAACGTATAACATCTGAGCACCATGATCCATTTGGAATCATTATTGTCCATAGTAGAAGTTTGAAGCATTTCTCCACTGTTCTTGTAGAACAATTTTCCGTCTTCCACAACACCCTCTTAAGCTTTCCTTTACATATACACACAGCATAAACAtgacaacaaaaagaaaataagtttCTAAGTTATCGACATTATTACTTCTTACTCCTTGCCAATTTATCAAACCTGTAACACTTCGAGCAAACGTACATCTAAGTTTATTTTTCAAGATTCAGCTCAAACCTTTTTACATAAATGGGAAAAAGGAGTCAGTGAGAAGTAATTACCAGTAGAAGTACGGGTCTCTACTCTGACAGTGGAGCAACTTGTAGTAAGAATGCAGGTTGTGTCCATACCAATGTCTAGGGTCAATATGTTGCAACAAAGTGCATAATCCAAGATCAGATTAGGCTCAATCCAAAAAGTCGAATTAAAAGGAAACTGAAGCTGAGATTAGTCTCTCTATAACTTACTGCCTCAAGTGGGTGTTGTAAAGCAAGATGTTGTGCCTTTCCATCCTTGACAAACCTT comes from Brassica rapa cultivar Chiifu-401-42 chromosome A02, CAAS_Brap_v3.01, whole genome shotgun sequence and encodes:
- the LOC103853722 gene encoding NAC domain-containing protein 96, with the protein product MSEILQMGSSCLPPGFRFHPTDEELIDYYLKRKVEGLEIELEVIPVIDLYKFDPWELPDKSFLPNRDMEWFFFCSRDKKYPNGFRTNRGTKAGYWKATGKDRKITSRSSSTVGYRKTLVFYKGRALLGDRTTWLMHEYRLCDDESSSQGSQTYKGAYVLCRVSKKNEIKTNSKIRRNLSEQTLGSGESSGYSSRVTSPSRDGTMPFHSFVNPVSTEIDSSNIWISPDFILDSSKDYPQIQNFASEYFQDFDFPVIGQEVNFPASILHTDVDQNMDESMQTGYWTNCGYDQTGLFGYSELS